Genomic DNA from uncultured Methanospirillum sp.:
AATCAAAATCGCCGATGGCTGCACTGACGGGTTTATGAGTGAGATCTTTGATCGCCCTAATTATCCAGGGAAAAGAAGCACCGAGCGATCCCTCCTCAGGGCGTTTTACGTCAACAATATCGGCAGCAAGCGCCATTTTGGCTTCTTCTATGCTGGCCGGGCTGACTAATAACTGCATACATTTTATGCAACCGGTATCTAAATAGTGATTACGTTTGATATGGACCTTATCCTCGCGGCAGACCTGAAAAGTGGCAGTATTGTTCACGGAAAGAGTGGGAGACGGGACGAGTACCGGCCTGTTCAGACCCCTCTCGCCTCGACTGCCGAACCGATCCGATATCTGCAGGAGATCAGACCGCGGTATCTGTACATCGCTGACCTGGATCGGATCACCGGTGTCGGGAGTCATGACTCTCTTATACCTGCTCTCGCCGGGGAGGTGAAAACCCTCTATCTTGATCGGGGATGCCGATCTCCTGATGATGTGCTGGACTGCCCCGGTGTGATAAACATTATCGGAACCGAGACAGCGGGATCAGATCTCTCTGCATTCTCAGGAGGGTTTCTCTCAGTTGATATGAAAGACGGGCGTGTGGTTCCCGAAGGGACAGATCCGGTTCAGACCCTTGTCAATGCGGGTGATTGTGCGTTTGAAGGGTGTATCCTGCTTGATATCGGTGGTGTCGGCACCAGGAGAGGACTAGACCCTGCATTTCTGGAACGCTGCCGGACAGCGTACCCAGGCCGTCTCTTCTGGGGCGGAGGGGTTGCCGGAATGCAGGACCTCACTCTCCTTGACACCTGCGGTTTTGATGGGGCCATCATCGCGACTGCTCTTCATTCCGGTGCGATCCCTCTGGAGATGATACGAGGGGGATGCCTGTGCTGATAACGATTGAAGGGATAGACGGGTGTGGGAAGAGTAGTCTGCATGAAGCCCTCGCGGGCAGGCTCAGCGATCTCTCACCGGTGATGACACGCGAGCCGGGTGCAACCTGGATTGGGGACCAGGTACGGCGTGCGATAGCAGAACAGGCTGATCCGATTGCAGAAGCCCTCCTCTTTGTCGCCGATCACGCAGCCCACCTTCGTGAGGTGGTGTGGCCCGCTCTCACAGATGGAAGGCTGGTCATATCTGACCGGTACATTGACAGCAGGTTCGCCTACCAGGAGGTCTCGCTCTCCGGATTCTTGCCTGACCCGATTGGCTGGCTTTCAGCGGTGCACAACGGCTGGACGATCATTCCAGACCTGACCTTTCTACTCGTGTTGCCGGTGGAGACCGCCCTCGCCCGGACACAGAAAAGAGGTGCTGCAGAGCATTTTGAGAAGACAGAGGTGCTCACAAAAGTTCAGAATAATTACCTGAACCGTGCCAGAGCAGATCCCGGGCGGTTTGTGATCATTGACGGAGCACTAGCACCAGAAACGATCCTGAAT
This window encodes:
- a CDS encoding HisA/HisF-related TIM barrel protein, with the protein product MDLILAADLKSGSIVHGKSGRRDEYRPVQTPLASTAEPIRYLQEIRPRYLYIADLDRITGVGSHDSLIPALAGEVKTLYLDRGCRSPDDVLDCPGVINIIGTETAGSDLSAFSGGFLSVDMKDGRVVPEGTDPVQTLVNAGDCAFEGCILLDIGGVGTRRGLDPAFLERCRTAYPGRLFWGGGVAGMQDLTLLDTCGFDGAIIATALHSGAIPLEMIRGGCLC
- the tmk gene encoding dTMP kinase encodes the protein MLITIEGIDGCGKSSLHEALAGRLSDLSPVMTREPGATWIGDQVRRAIAEQADPIAEALLFVADHAAHLREVVWPALTDGRLVISDRYIDSRFAYQEVSLSGFLPDPIGWLSAVHNGWTIIPDLTFLLVLPVETALARTQKRGAAEHFEKTEVLTKVQNNYLNRARADPGRFVIIDGALAPETILNFVESEIRKRAGK